One window from the genome of Dermacentor silvarum isolate Dsil-2018 chromosome 7, BIME_Dsil_1.4, whole genome shotgun sequence encodes:
- the LOC125946824 gene encoding integumentary mucin A.1-like: protein MSPSRSTQVTGGTAGAATGVSVVIRPYDDEATRREKKARDRVLVVAWFWGMLPGVLAGAALTYSLWSVGTPITKSTEKSPDSPGAVTTTQTPVTLLTPVSTVPTAPTIPVTPAPPTVPPPTVPAPPIAPTMPTVPTVPTAPTVPTIPTVRTVPTVPTVPTVPTVPTVPTVPTVPTIPTVLTVPTVPTVPTVRTVPTVPTVPTVPTVPTVPTVPTIPTGACPTTDGSTSNILSGWTSTDGRVLERDAQLD, encoded by the exons ATGTCACCGTCGAGATCGACGCAG GTTACAGGCGGCACCGCGGGCGCTGCCACTGGCGTTTCGGTCGTGATTCGACCGTACGATGACGAGGCGACCAGGCGAGAGAAGAAGGCGCGGGACAGGGTGCTGGTCGTGGCCTGGTTCTGGGGTATGCTGCCCGGTGTCCTGGCGGGCGCAGCGCTCACCTACTCGCTCTGGTCCGTCGGGACGCCGATCACCAAG TCAACGGAAAAAAGCCCCGATTCACCAGGCGCCGTGACCACTACACAAACACCGGTGACTTTGCTGACCCCGGTGTCGACGGTACCAACCGCACCTACGATTCCAGTCACGCCAGCGCCGCCAACCGTTCCACCGCCGACGGTACCGGCCCCTCCCATTGCACCAACCATGCCGACAGTACCAACCGTACCAACTGCACCGACCGTGCCCACAATACCGACAGTACGCACGGTACCCACAGTGCCTACGGTACCTACAGTGCCCACTGTACCCACAGTGCCCACTGTACCCACAGTGCCCACCATACCGACAGTGCTCACTGTACCCACAGTGCCCACTGTGCCCACAGTGCGCACGGTACCGACAGTGCCCACTGTACCGACAGTGCCCACGGTACCGACAGTGCCCACAGTGCCGACCATACCGACCGGTGCCTGTCCCACAACCGACGGCTCCACGAGCAACATTCTATCCGGGTGGACCTCGACTGATGGCAGAGTACTTGAACGCGACGCTCAACTGGACTAA